A stretch of the Pan paniscus chromosome 2, NHGRI_mPanPan1-v2.0_pri, whole genome shotgun sequence genome encodes the following:
- the STX19 gene encoding syntaxin-19, translated as MKDRLQELKQRTKEIELSRDSHVSTTETEEQGVFLQQAVIYEREPVAERHLHEIQKLQESIHNLADNVQKFGQQQKSLVASMRRFSLLKRESTIIKEIKIQAEYINRSLNDLVKEVKKSEVENGPSSVVTRILKSQHAAMFRHFQQIMFIYNDTIAAKQEKCKTFILRQLEVAGKEMSEEDVNDMLHQGKWEVFNESLLTEINITKAQLSEIEQRHKELVNLENQIKDLRDLFIQISLLVEEQGESINNIEMTVNSTKEYVNNTKEKFGLAVKYKKRNPCRVLCCWCCPCCSSK; from the coding sequence ATGAAAGACCGACTTCAAGAACTAAAGCAGAGAACAAAGGAAATTGAACTCTCTAGAGACAGTCATGTATCAACTACAGAAACAGAGGAACAAGGGGTGTTTCTACAGCAAGCTGTTATTTATGAAAGAGAGCCTGTAGCTGAGAGACACCTACATGAAATCCAAAAACTACAGGAAAGTATTCACAATTTGGCAGATAATGTTCAAAAATTTGGGCAGCAACAGAAAAGTCTGGTGGCTTCAATGAGAAGGTTTAGTCTACTTAAGAGAGAGTCTACCATTATAAAGGAGATAAAAATTCAGGCAGAATACATCAACAGAAGTTTGAATGATTTAGTTAAAGAAGTTAAAAAGTCAGAGGTTGAAAATGGTCCATCTTCAGTGGTCACAAGGATACTTAAATCTCAGCATGCTGCAATGTTCCGCCATTTTCAGCAAATCATGTTTATATACAATGACACAATAGCAGCAAAGCAAGAGAAGTGCAAGACATTTATTTTACGTCAGCTTGAAGTTGCTGGAAAAGAGATGTCTGAAGAAGATGTAAATGATATGCTTCATCAAGGAAAATGGGAAGTTTTTAATGAAAGCTTACTTACAGAAATCAATATCACTAAAGCACAACTTTCAGAGATTGAACAGAGACACAAGGAACTTGTTAATTTGGAGAACCAAATAAAGGATTTAAGGGATCTTTTCATTCAGATATCTCTTTTAGTAGAGGAACAAGGAGAGAGCATCAACAATATTGAAATGACAGTGAATAGTACAAAAGAGTATGTTAACAATACTAAAGAGAAATTTGGACTAgctgtaaaatacaaaaaaagaaat